From the Penicillium oxalicum strain HP7-1 chromosome V, whole genome shotgun sequence genome, one window contains:
- a CDS encoding putative glutamate carboxypeptidase, with translation MREKKDMAFSETSPLLEVHVAPRRPRYPHYAVRQICTYLLGALLVIVVILFLIPSAVLPREHGSIWSYFPGANPFPHADWPQGNGLSLDQLERILLDTPSAAKTREWSEYYTAGPHLAGKNLSQALWTMQKWKEFGIEDTSLASYDVYLNYPLSHRLALLKQSKHDTEVTFEATLEEDVLAEDPTSSLPDRVPVFHGYSASGNVTAQFVFANFGTYWDFEDLVNANVTLEGKIAIVKYGRNFRGLKVKRAQELGMVGVLIYDDPQQDGEITEENGYEAYPNGPARNPSAIQRGSTQFLSIAPGDPTTPGYPSKPDCERQDPQGFIPSIPSLPISYKEVVPFLKALNGHGPRATDFNEYWQGGALGHKGVEYNIGPSPEGVVINLDNQQQYVTTPLWNVIGVLKGTIPDEVVILGNHRDAWIAGGAGDPNSGSAAMNEVIRSFGEALKAGWKPLRTIVFASWDGEEYGLLGSTEWVEENLPWLSKATVAYLNVDVAASGTDFGPAAAPLLNQVLYDVASLVSHPNQTIPGQTVRDVWDGRIHTMGSGSDFTAFQDFAGVPCLNFGFDRGKNDPVYHYHSNYDSFAWMEKFGDRNWSYHLATTKLWALAAARLVETPVIAFSASDYADGLDAYLKQIESGAKKLPTDVQFDLDNLKREISNFQAAANAFDAYTAALAADLGEEVPWYQWWKKVRLYFLIRGANDKYKNIERAFLYQPGLDGRNWFKHVVFAPGVWTGYSGATYPGLVESFDAGDVENAKPELIEYVGVQKTEVAKWVGISSAVASVCQAIMAVPWGTLSDHVGRKPVILFGLACTMVISIMLGMSQTLAMVIISRSLFGLMNGNVGILRTMVAEIVPQRELQPRAFSLMPLVWTIGSIFGPAFGGALARPAEKHPDLFGGIQFFERYPFALPNLASACFFLVGITTGFLFLEETLEAKKGQYDPGLALGKALTSPCTTRRRHRNGFQGLDEERTALLPNDETLTHKKTTKNARPRWSDIFTPQTSLVLLSYTLISGLGMSFDSVLPVFLHYPVQDLQNDPNVQLPLKFASGFGVDAPQIGLFYTIIGIIGMVIQFMFFPPVAKRYGVLKCFKVAAVLLPAVFFITPFTALAPERLRIPLVLIVMLIKLGATIFGIPCCTILLTNSASSMSVLGTLNGVGTSLSALGRAAGPALIGAAFSWGIKQGYVILPWWLLGTIGMTSVIPAFWIVEQDGPYREQNKEEEQQEQQEEQSSSAHLPTNSAIILSLLTSLGGAIGFARTGSIPSIVAGLSVGALYLFSYMRLRAGQSYGEEIGLLASTVLGGSSIPRAIRSMKPVPMGLSVLATYGVVVFGLAMREKRSV, from the exons atgagggagaaaaaagacatggCATTTTCAGAGACCTCGCCTCTACTCGAGGTTCATGTTGCACCGCGACGTCCGCGATACCCGCACTATGCCGTTCGCCAAATTTGTACATATTTACTTGGCGCTTTGCTGGTGATTGTCGTCATACTGTTCTTGATCCCGTCCGCAGTTCTCCCCCGCGAACATGGCTCTATTTGGTCCTACTTTCCAGGCGCCAACCCATTTCCTCATGCCGATTGGCCTCAGGGTAATGGGTTATCGCTGGATCAGCTTGAGCGGATTCTTCTGGACACCCCTTCTGCGGCAAAGACCCGTGAATGGAGCGAGTACTATACCGCTGGTCCTCACTTGGCTGGCAAGAACCTCAGCCAGGCCCTCTGGACAATGCAAAAGTGGAAGGAATTTGGCATTGAGGATACCAGCCTTGCATCTTACGATGTTTACCTGAATTACCCGCTCAGTCATCGGCTGGCTCTCTTGAAGCAGTCGAAGCATGACACCGAAGTCACATTTGAAGCAACATTGGAAGAGGATGTGTTGGCCGAGGATCCTACTTCAAGCCTGCCCGATCGGGTGCCCGTATTCCATGGTTATTCGGCCAGTGGTAATGTCACTGCTCAGTTTGTGTTTGCCAACTTCGGCACCTACTGGGATTTCGAGGATTTGGTGAATGCCAACGTGACCTTGGAGGGCAAGATCGCTATCGTGAAGTATGGCCGAAACTTCCGGGGCTTGAAGGTTAAGCGAGCCCAGGAACTGGGTATGGTGGGTGTTTTGATCTACGATGATCCTCAACAGGATGGCGAGATCACCGAGGAGAACGGGTACGAAGCTTATCCTAACGGCCCAGCCCGCAACCCGAGTGCTATTCAGAGAGGTAGTACGCAATTCTTGA GTATCGCTCCTGGAGATCCCACCACGCCGGGCTATCCGTCAAAACCTGATTGCGAACGTCAGGATCCCCAAGGCTTTATTCCATCTATTCCGTCGCTTCCGATCTCTTACAAGGAAGTTGTTCCCTTTTTGAAGGCACTGAATGGACATGGGCCCCGGGCCACAGACTTTAACGAGTATTGGCAAGGGGGCGCTCTCGGCCACAAGGGCGTCGAGTACAACATCGGACCATCTCCGGAAGGTGTCGTCATCAACCTCGACAACCAGCAGCAGTATGTCACCACCCCCTTGTGGAACGTTATTGGAGTTTTGAAAGGTACCATTCCCGATGAGGTGGTGATCCTTGGAAACCACCGCGATGCATGGATCGCTGGTGGAGCTGGAGACCCCAACAGCGGCTCTGCCGCCATGAATGAGGTAATTCGCAGCTTTGGCGAGGCCCTCAAAGCCGGCTGGAAGCCACTGCGCACCATTGTCTTTGCCAGCTGGGATGGTGAAGAATACGGGCTGCTCGGGTCGACCGAATGGGTGGAGGAGAATCTGCCATGGCTTTCCAAGGCCACCGTCGCCTATCTCAATGTTGATGTGGCTGCTTCTGGTACCGACTTTGGCCCTGCAGCGGCGCCCTTATTGAATCAGGTTCTATATGATGTGGCCAGCCTAGTATCGCATCCCAACCAGACCATTCCTGGTCAAACCGTTCGTGACGTCTGGGATGGTCGCATTCACACCATGGGCAGTGGCAGTGACTTTACGGCCTTTCAAGATTTTGCAGGAGTTCCGTGTCTGAATTTTGGATTCGACCGTGGCAAGAATGACCCTGTTTACCACTACCACTCCAACTACGATAGTTTTGCGTGGATGGAGAAGTTTGGAGACCGCAACTGGTCTTATCACCTCGCCACGACCAAGCTCTGGGCGCTCGCCGCCGCTCGGCTGGTGGAAACGCCGGTCATCGCCTTTAGTGCCAGTGACTACGCCGACGGACTCGACGCTTACCTGAAACAGATCGAGTCGGGTGCCAAGAAGTTGCCCACGGATGTCCAGTTTGACCTTGACAATTTGAAGCGGGAGATCTCCAACTTTCAAGCGGCCGCGAACGCATTCGACGCGTACACCGCCGCGTTGGCCGCGGACCTGGGCGAGGAAGTGCCGTGGTACCAGTGGTGGAAGAAGGTTCGGCTGTATTTCTTGATCCGCGGCGCCAACGACAAGTATAAGAACATCGAGCGTGCCTTCCTGTATCAGCCTGGACTGGACGGACGCAACTGGTTCAAGCACGTGGTCTTTGCCCCCGGTGTGTGGACTGGTTACTCTGGGGCCACCTACCCGGGGCTGGTGGAGAGTTTCGATGCCGGGGATGTGGAAAATGCCAAG CCAGAGTTGATTGAGTATGTGGGGGTGCAAAAGACCGAGGTTGCCAAGTGGGTGGGCATCTCCTCCGCGGTCGCATCAGTTTGTCaggccatcatggccgtgCCATGGGGGACTTTGTCCGACCACGTGGGCCGCAAACCGGTGATCTTGTTTGGATTGGCCTGTACCATGGTGATCTCCATCATGCTGGGGATGTCACAAACGCTGGCCATGGTGATCATTTCACGATCCCTGTTTGGCCTGATGAACGGCAACGTGGGCATCTTGCGCACAATGGTAGCCGAGATCGTACCGCAACGAGAGCTCCAGCCCCGTGCATTCAGTCTGATGCCGCTGGTCTGGACGATTGGCAGTATCTTCGGGCCTGCCTTCGGTGGTGCATTGGCGCGCCCGGCCGAGAAGCACCCTGATCTGTTCGGAGGCATTCAATTTTTCGAACGGTATCCATTCGCTCTGCCTAATCTGGCCTCTGCGTGCTTTTTCCTCGTCGGAATCACGACGGggttcctcttccttgagGAGACactcgaggccaagaagggcCAGTATGACCCTGGTCTGGCGTTGGGCAAGGCATTGACGAGCCCTTGTACTACACGCAGGCGACACAGGAATGGATTCCAGGGGCTCGACGAAGAACGCACCGCGCTGTTACCGAACGATGAGACCCTGACTCACAAGAAGACCACAAAGAATGCTCGACCACGCTGGTCAGATATCTTCACGCCGCAGACCAGTCTGGTTCTCTTATCTTATACTCTCATCTCGGGACTCGGCATGTCCTTCGATTCGGTCCTTCCCGTATTCTTGCACTACCCCGTTCAGGATCTGCAGAATGATCCAAATGTCCAGCTGCCCTTGAAATTTGCCAGTGGGTTCGGTGTTG ACGCCCCTCAGATCGGCCTTTTCTACACGATTATCGGCATCATCGGGATGGTCATCCAATTCATGTTCTTCCCGCCCGTCGCCAAGCGCTATGGAGTTCTGAAATGCTTCAAGGTCGCCGCCGTTCTCCTGCCCGCCGTTTTCTTCATCACACCTTTCACCGCACTTGCCCCCGAGCGGCTTCGAATCCCCTTGGTTCTCATCGTCATGCTTATCAAGCTTGGTGCAACTATCTTTGGTATTCCTTGCTGTACGATCCTGCTCACCAACTCCGCCTCTAGCATGTCCGTCCTGGGCACCTTGAACGGAGTCGGGACCAGTCTCAGTGCCCTGGGTCGTGCTGCGGGCCCTGCTTTGATCGGCGCGGCCTTTTCTTGGGGCATCAAGCAGGGGTACGTCATTCTTCCGTGGTGGCTTCTCGGTACCATTGGAATGACCAGCGTGATTCCTGCGTTCTGGATCGTCGAGCAGGACGGGCCGTATCGGGAGCAAaacaaggaggaggagcagcaggagcagcaggaAGAGCAG TCCTCCTCCGCCCACCTCCCCACCAACTCCGCCAtcatcctctccctcctcaccTCCCTCGGCGGCGCCATCGGCTTCGCCCGCACAGGCTCCATCCCCTCTATCGTCGCGGGCCTCTCCGTCGGTGCGCTCTATCTCTTCAGCTACATGCGTCTGCGCGCAGGCCAGTCCTACGGTGAGGAGATCGGTCTGCTTGCCTCTACCGTGTTGGGTGGGAGTTCGATCCCGCGCGCGATTCGGTCCATGAAGCCGGTTCCTATGGGATTGAGTGTGTTGGCGACGTATGGGGTGGTTGTTTTCGGGCTGGCAatgagggagaagaggagtgTTTGA
- a CDS encoding putative membrane protein — protein sequence MSSEAPTDSVSDVRVVSSPTVSPATSSSPVTGKPSSQDAGREEGPAEGKKPMGGDTPGKNLGQASLSAPEEVDDFGLPIRTRPNPPRSPAAVPEDAIQPPETAPDAVTPTENEANLKGVADTKAANNQADHKTETEPVDNERSTASTQTSSGNEHPQKPITHDEQPPKREADPPPPYAKNVQPSEWSHQSMALPTKTAAAHEDQHEEDEEDEWKAMPALGEMDYYDDYGRLIARGAQEKEEDDEAVYSGLGGAGKGYTRVQLDEDAQSATSMDEDTSYLFRDAAGNSAGFVGEELRDTMSQLQATKDFLNETQKIAYVGVVRLIIHEMNMELGKLPTTKATRKVILKAQDAQRKWGQMMMGRLYMHMEISSAEQIMIEQLAEHGVQPGDLIRPLMSNARVKNPMAEHHLEKSSASLSSTAFRKETRHHQSTESDASDSDSPPAYEAHLDDQAVPEVHTPSQLPTSEKIDIDLRWTVLCDLFLILIADAAYDARSRALLERVGAVMDITWLQISRFEKRVTDALEMQEQAEKETWDESEHMEKRRKANLTSKYMIMGLATVGGGLVIGLSAGLLAPVIGAGLAAGLTTVGLSGTSAFLGGVGGTALIASGATIGGSAIGMKASNRRTGAVQTFEYRPLHNNKKLNLIVTVSGWMTGKVDDVRLPYSTVDPIMGDLYSVLWEPEMLRSMGDTINILATEALTQGLQQVLGSTILMALMASIQLPLVLTKLAYLIDNPWNVSLARANAAGLVLADSLQDRNLGNRPVTLLGFSLGARVIFSCLKELAAKGAHGLVQNVYLFGSPVVASKDEYLKARSVISGQFVNGYSKNDWILGYLFRATSGGIMRVSGLAPIEGIPGLKNVDLTDTVNGHMDYRAAMPRILRKVGWEVLEDEFAEIEDPDPDNHAERQRELIREIDEARRNAEQKPEKKRFGLFKRGKMAEKKTWETYDVSRSGASQQHSPDPGSAPGSVLFDIEAIRAELASEAIEVKQLESTLPPMKLDLTSSLESSPHQSTTSLGKLPTSKDTAPPALPRTVSEPPPTGGTRTARTMSDDGQLNEHDSTNMTFDTSFEHAPKNTADLPSTRPSLRSSSTLPMGIGATAVGAMAMEPNAWADNDHDESEISMTFE from the exons ATGTCATCAGAAGCTCCAACGGACAGTGTCAGCGACGTTCGGGTTGTTTCGTCACCAACGGTCTCGCCAGCgacatcctcgtcgccagtCACGGGGAAGCCTTCGTCTCAAGATGCTGGTCGTGAGGAAGGACCAGCGGAAGGGAAAAAGCCAATGGGCGGAGACACCCCAGGAAAGAATCTCGGACAGGCATCACTGAGTGCGCCCGAGGAGGTGGACGATTTCGGGCTACCAATTCGAACACGACCCAACCCCCCTCGATCCCCAGCAGCTGTTCCCGAAGACGCCATTCAACCGCCAGAAACGGCCCCCGATGCAGTTACACCCACCGAGAATGAAGCAAACCTGAAGGGCGTTGCGGACACGAAAGCTGCCAACAACCAAGCCGATCACAAGACTGAGACTGAACCCGTCGATAACGAACGCAGCACGGCGTCAACTCAGACCTCTTCGGGTAATGAGCATCCGCAGAAGCCCATCACTCACGACGAGCAGCCTCCAAAACGAGAAGCCGACCCTCCACCTCCGTATGCGAAGAATGTACAGCCATCAGAATGGTCCCATCAATCTATGGCCCTCCCGACCAAGACTGCCGCCGCACACGAAGATCAGcacgaggaggacgaagaggacgaaTGGAAAGCAATGCCAGCTCTGGGAGAAATGGACTATTATGACGACTATGGGAGGCTTATTGCTCGCGGAGCccaggaaaaagaggaagatgacgaagctGTGTACAGTGGATTGGGCGGGGCTGGGAAGGGCTACACGCGAGTGCAACTCGATGAAGATGCGCAATCCGCGACCAGTATGGACGAGGACACGAGCTATCTCTTCCGTGACGCGGCTGGCAATTCTGCGGGCTTTGTGGGAGAAGAGTTGCGCGACACGATGAGTCAACTTCAGGCGACGAAGGACTTTTTGAACGAGACGCAGAAGATTGCCTACGTGGGCGTGGTGCGCCTGATCATCCACGAGATGAACATGGAACTCGGCAAGCTACCGACAACGAAGGCGACACGCAAGGTGATTTTGAAGGCCCAGGATGCTCAGCGGAAATGGGGCCAAATGATGATGGGTCGACTATATATGCACATGGAGATTAGTTCTGCTGAGCAGATCATGATTGAGCAGCTCGCCGAACATGGCGTGCAACCCGGCGATCTGATACGCCCGCTGATGTCTAATGCGCGCGTCAAGAACCCAATGGCTGAACACCACCTCGAGAAATCCAGCGCTTCCCTATCGTCAACCGCCTTCCGCAAAGAAACACGACATCACCAATCAACTGAGAGCGATGCGTCTGATTCAGACTCTCCTCCCGCCTACGAGGCCCACCTGGACGACCAAGCTGTACCTGAAGTCCACACTCCATCTCAACTACCCACGTCAGAGAAAATTGACATTGACCTACGATGGACCGTTCTTTGTGATCTCTTCCTCATTCTTATTGCGGATGCGGCCTACGACGCTCGATCTCGGGCACTGTTGGAAAGAGTTGGGGCGGTGATGGACATTACCTGGCTGCAAATTTCGCGTTTTGAAAAGCGCGTGACAGATGCACTGGAAATGCAAGAGCAGGCCGAAAAAGAGACCTGGGATGAGTCCGAACATATGGAGAAGCGTCGCAAGGCTAATCTCACATCCAAATATATGATCATGGGCCTGGCCACGGTAGGAGGTGGTCTTGTGATCGGTCTGTCGGCCGGGCTCTTGGCTCCTGTCATTGGAGCTGGTCTTGCCGCCGGTCTCACGACCGTAGGCCTTTCAGGCACAAGCGCATTCTTGGGAGGAGTCGGAGGTACCGCCCTCATTGCATCAGGCGCAACGATTGGCGGAAGTGCTATCGGCATGAAAGCCTCCAACCGCCGGACAGGGGCGGTTCAAACCTTCGAATATCGACCTCTCCACAACAACAAGAAGCTGAACCTGATCGTAACTGTCTCGGGTTGGATGACCGGCAAGGTTGACGATGTTCGCTTGCCTTACAGCACGGTCGACCCCATCATGGGGGATCTATACTCAGTCCTCTGGGAACCCGAGATGTTGCGCAGCATGGGTGACACTATCAACATCCTTGCAACAGAG GCACTCACCCAAGGTCTCCAGCAAGTGCTGGGAAGTACCATCTTGATGGCTTTGATGGCCTCGATTCAGTTACCCCTTGTCCTCACAAAGCTGGCTTATCTCATCGACAACCCGTGGAATGTGTCACTGGCTCGAGCCAATGCCGCCGGGCTTGTTCTGGCAGACTCCCTCCAAGATCGCAATCTTGGTAATCGCCCAGTCACGTTGCTCGGATTTTCTCTGGGTGCGCGGGTCATCTTCTCCTGTCTCAAGGAGCTTGCCGCCAAAGGCGCCCATGGTCTGGTCCAAAACGTCTATCTCTTTGGATCTCCAGTGGTTGCCAGCAAAGATGAATATCTCAAGGCCCGGAGTGTGATCTCTGGCCAGTTCGTCAATGGATATTCTAAAAACGATTGGATTCTGGGCTATCTGTTCCGCGCCACAAGCGGTGGCATCATGCGTGTCTCTGGTCTCGCACCGATCGAGGGCATTCCAGGCTTGAAGAACGTTGATCTTACAGACACAGTCAACGGGCACATGGACTACCGTGCGGCAATGCCTCGAATCCTACGAAAGGTTGGATGGGAAGTCTTAGAAGATGAATTCGCTGAGATTGAGGATCCTGATCCTGATAATCATGCGGAGCGGCAACGGGAACTTATTCGTGAGATTGATGAAGCTCGTCGGAATGCAGAGCAAAAGCCAGAGAAGAAGCGGTTTGGCCTTTTCAAGCGTGGAAAGATGGCCGAAAAGAAAACGTGGGAAACGTATGACGTCTCCCGGAGTGGCGCATCACAACAGCACTCGCCCGACCCGGGGAGTGCTCCGGGGTCTGTCCTGTTCGATATTGAAGCCATTCGAGCCGAATTGGCTTCTGAGGCGATTGAGGTCAAGCAGCTCGAGTCGACGCTTCCCCCGATGAAGCTTGATTTGACCAGCTCTTTAGAGTCTTCGCCTCATCAAAGTACAACTTCACTGGGAAAACTGCCTACATCGAAGGATACAGCGCCACCAGCTCTTCCTCGCACGGTATCAGAGCCGCCCCCCACGGGTGGCACCCGGACAGCTCGCACAATGTCCGACGACGGCCAACTCAACGAACACGACTCCACGAACATGACCTTTGATACATCTTTCGAACACGCCCCTAAAAACACCGCCGACCTCCCTTCCACACGACCAAGCCTGCGTTCGTCATCTACATTGCCCATGGGTATCGGCGCCACTGCTGTGGgggccatggcgatggaACCCAATGCCTGGGCTGACAATGATCATGACGAAAGCGAGATCTCAATGACCTTTGAATAA